ATCGCATTCCTCTCGTACGACAACGTTGTCAAAGTCGAGTTCGATGATCTTTGCCGTTCGGACATGGTCCCGTCAACCCGCGGACGGCTGGATTCCGTTCTGCTCCAGCCCCCCGTCCACCCCGCGACAGCCCGGTGGCCGCGCCGCTCCAGCCCCGCTCAGAGACCGGTTACCTTGGCGCCCGCCGACACCTCGTAGACCAGAGTGACCGTGCGATGTCCGCCGGGCGGCAGGGAGACGTCCCAGCGGACGATGCCCTCGGCGTCGACCGCGTCCGGCGCGGGGGAGCAGCCGTCCTTGCTCACGCGCACCTCCACCGCGGAGACCTCCGAGACCGGGACGCGCTCGTGCAGGACGACCACCCGTTCGCCCGCGTCGCCGGGGGCCGAGAACCGCGATACCCGCAGCCGTACCGTCCGGGTGGCCACGGTCCGCTGGGTGATGCCGGTGGTGTCGCGGGACTCCTCGGCCTCCCGGACCACGTGGAAGTCGTCGAGGCTGCCGAAGGCCAGCTCGACCGGGCCGCCGGGCGCGGTGAAGTCCAGCGTGCCGCGCCCGCTGAACCCGCTTCCGCGGATCAGGTCCACCGGTCCGGCGAGCAGCGCGTGGCCGGAAAGGTTCTCGAACCGCACCACTTGGGTGACCAGCGGGGACAACTCCGGTGCACAGGCGTACTCGTCGCGCGCGGCGGAGGTGAACGAGGAGAGCAGTACACGGTGGGCGCGGCCGTCACCTGCCACCGAGACCGGCGCGGGAGCCCTCAGCACGCGCGCCTCGCCGCCGTCGTCCACCCCTGGGAGGCCGAGCACCGGGGCGGGGCCGAGCGAGGCGATCTCCTCCTCGCGCAACTCGACCTCCACCGCACGGCGTTCGGCCGCAGGGCGGTCCTTCAGCGTCAGCCGGTCCTCGGTCAGCCGCGGTGGTGCGCCCGCCGACGCCGAGCGGGCCGTCGACAGGGTCAGCGGTACGTCCGACCAGTCCTCGCCGGTCCGCTGCCAGACCACCGCGTCCGTCTCCAGCGTCAGGGACTCCCCGTCGAGCGCGGCCCGGTAGGCGGGCCGCCACAGTGCGCACGGGGTGAGATGGGTCAGACGCAGCACGGCCGCCCCCGCCGCCCCGGCTTCCACGGTCAGCTCGATGTGGCCGACGAGTTCGGCAGGTTCCTCCTCGGTCAGGGCCATGGCCCTTTCCGTTTCGCCGAGCTGGTCGCCCAGGGTCGCCAGCCGGGCCTCCACGGAGCGGAGTCGCTCGCCGTACGCGTCACGTTCTTCGTCCACCCTGTCCAGTTCGCCCGCCCAGCGGGACTGCTCGGGTTCGCCGGCGCCGGAGCCCTCGCCGATGTCCCGCAGCAGATCGGCGGCGAGTCGGCCGAGGACGTCGAGGCGGGTGCGCAGGCGGTCGCGCTGCCTCTCCAGGAGCGGCAGCTCCTCTTCGAGGGCGCGCACGCGGTGGCGGAGGGGAGAGTCCTCATCTGTGAGCGGATGCGGTCCGCGCGGTGTCCAGGTGCGGACGATCCGCACGTCGAGGACGGTCGCGGCGTACGGAGCGGTCAGCTCCGCGTGGAGACTCCGATCGACGGCCAGCGCGCTGACGGGGCCGAGACGGAGCCGCTGGACGCCGGGCACCAGGTCGAGCGCGGCGGTGCGCTCGACCTGGGCCCGGTCTTCCAGGCAAGTGACGGCGGTGACGGGGAGGGGAATTGGCTTCGGGGCCGTGGACATGGCGGGTGTCAGCTCCTGCGGTTGCCGCCGACCAGGGACTTGCCGGTCGGTATGCGGATCTCGTAGCCGCCGTCGAGGGCGGCGGTGGCACCTGCGGCCAGGTCCAGGCGCCAGACACGGGTGCCCGGTGCGTGGTGGTCGGGCCCCGCGCCCTCCGCGGGCACGGTCCAGCCGGCCCGCTCCTCGATCCGTACGTCCGGATCGGAGGTGACGGGCACCCGCTCGTGGACCTCGACCAGGACGGGCCGCGCGAGCCCGTTGGCCAGCTCCACGCGCACACCGTGGTTGAGCACGGTGGTGTTGCCGCGCAGTCCGGAGGTCGATTCGTGCAGGTTGGAGCGCCGGGTGACGCGGATACCCTCGGCGGGCCCGAGCCCCACCCGGCGGACGGCACCGGGGGCGAGCGTGGGCAGGGCGGCGGTCAGCAGGAACTCGTCGTCGACGGTGACCTCCACCGGCCCGGCCAGCAGAGCCTGGCCGGTGGCGTTGGAGAGCACCAGCGTCGCGTAGACGGTCTGTTCCACGGACGGCACCGCGAGGTACTCGGCGCGCAGGCCCACCGGGATCTCGCCGACGGTGACGGTGTGCCAGGTGCCGTCGGAC
The DNA window shown above is from Streptomyces sp. NBC_00247 and carries:
- a CDS encoding mucoidy inhibitor MuiA family protein; amino-acid sequence: MSTAPKPIPLPVTAVTCLEDRAQVERTAALDLVPGVQRLRLGPVSALAVDRSLHAELTAPYAATVLDVRIVRTWTPRGPHPLTDEDSPLRHRVRALEEELPLLERQRDRLRTRLDVLGRLAADLLRDIGEGSGAGEPEQSRWAGELDRVDEERDAYGERLRSVEARLATLGDQLGETERAMALTEEEPAELVGHIELTVEAGAAGAAVLRLTHLTPCALWRPAYRAALDGESLTLETDAVVWQRTGEDWSDVPLTLSTARSASAGAPPRLTEDRLTLKDRPAAERRAVEVELREEEIASLGPAPVLGLPGVDDGGEARVLRAPAPVSVAGDGRAHRVLLSSFTSAARDEYACAPELSPLVTQVVRFENLSGHALLAGPVDLIRGSGFSGRGTLDFTAPGGPVELAFGSLDDFHVVREAEESRDTTGITQRTVATRTVRLRVSRFSAPGDAGERVVVLHERVPVSEVSAVEVRVSKDGCSPAPDAVDAEGIVRWDVSLPPGGHRTVTLVYEVSAGAKVTGL